Proteins co-encoded in one Paraburkholderia terrae genomic window:
- a CDS encoding SpoVR family protein yields MTTRHLHNEARGYEPERKKGVPKQSKAGHAEANTAHAQDAREPDAGAGVAPDAAAARGPTGAPTKGQREVRMNVADRRPLPCPSDWTFELIEEYDTHISHVAEQYELDVYPIQLELISAEQMMDAYASVGMPVNYRHWSFGKHFLATEKSYRRGQMGLAYEIVINSNPCIAYLMEENTMTMQALVIAHAAYGHNSFFKGNYLFRLWTDAHAIIDYLVYAKNYIAECEERFGLDRVEELLDSCHALMNYGVDRYKRPQKLSLQKEFAARREREAYLQSQVNELWRTLPNRHTPLPEEVEERYPPEPQENLLYFAEKNAPLLEPWEREVIRIVRKIGQYFYPQRQTQVMNEGWATFWHYTLLNTMYNEGKLEDGFMMEFLHSHSNVVYQPPVTKPYYSGINPYALGFSMMSDIRRICENPTEEDRKWFPELAGSPWLQALHYAMRNFKDESFVAQYLSPHLIREMRLFSVLDDDMRDALEVSAIHDDSGYRYVRQALSRQYDMHHREPNIQVYSVNTRGDRSLTLRHFMSDNRHLSGDSDEVLKHMARLWQFDVYLESVDENGTVRKRYECRYTAPAVRV; encoded by the coding sequence ATGACGACTCGTCACCTGCACAACGAGGCGCGAGGGTACGAGCCCGAGCGTAAGAAAGGCGTGCCGAAGCAGAGTAAGGCCGGGCATGCCGAGGCGAACACGGCACACGCGCAGGACGCGCGTGAGCCCGATGCCGGAGCAGGCGTAGCGCCTGACGCAGCTGCAGCACGGGGACCCACCGGGGCGCCCACCAAAGGGCAAAGGGAAGTCCGTATGAACGTTGCCGACAGAAGGCCGTTGCCGTGTCCGTCCGACTGGACCTTCGAGCTGATCGAAGAGTACGACACTCACATCTCGCATGTTGCGGAGCAATATGAACTAGATGTCTACCCAATCCAGCTCGAGCTCATCAGCGCTGAACAGATGATGGACGCGTACGCGTCCGTCGGCATGCCGGTCAATTACCGGCACTGGTCGTTCGGCAAACACTTCCTTGCCACTGAAAAAAGCTACAGACGCGGGCAAATGGGCCTCGCGTATGAGATCGTCATCAACTCCAACCCTTGCATCGCGTATCTGATGGAAGAGAACACGATGACGATGCAGGCGCTCGTCATCGCGCACGCGGCCTATGGGCACAACTCGTTCTTCAAGGGGAACTACCTGTTCCGTCTGTGGACGGATGCGCACGCGATCATCGATTACCTTGTCTACGCGAAGAACTACATCGCGGAGTGCGAAGAGCGTTTTGGCCTCGACCGCGTGGAAGAACTGCTCGACTCGTGCCACGCGCTGATGAACTACGGCGTGGACCGCTACAAGCGTCCGCAGAAGCTGTCGCTGCAGAAGGAGTTCGCCGCGCGCCGCGAGCGCGAAGCGTATCTGCAGTCGCAGGTGAATGAGTTGTGGCGCACGCTGCCGAATCGTCACACGCCTTTGCCGGAAGAAGTGGAGGAGCGCTATCCGCCGGAGCCGCAGGAAAACCTGCTGTATTTCGCGGAGAAGAACGCGCCGCTGCTCGAGCCGTGGGAGCGCGAGGTCATCCGCATCGTGCGCAAGATCGGCCAGTACTTCTATCCGCAGCGTCAGACGCAGGTGATGAACGAAGGCTGGGCTACGTTCTGGCACTACACGCTGCTCAACACGATGTACAACGAGGGCAAGCTCGAAGACGGCTTCATGATGGAGTTCCTCCATTCGCACAGCAACGTCGTCTACCAGCCGCCCGTGACAAAGCCGTATTACAGCGGCATCAATCCGTACGCCCTTGGCTTTTCGATGATGAGCGACATCCGGCGCATCTGCGAGAACCCGACGGAAGAGGACCGAAAGTGGTTTCCGGAGCTCGCGGGCAGTCCGTGGTTGCAGGCGTTGCATTACGCCATGCGCAATTTCAAGGATGAGAGCTTTGTCGCGCAGTATCTGTCGCCGCATCTGATCCGTGAAATGCGGCTCTTTTCGGTGCTCGATGATGATATGCGTGATGCGCTCGAGGTTTCCGCGATTCACGATGACAGCGGGTATCGGTATGTGCGGCAGGCGCTGTCGCGGCAGTACGATATGCATCATCGTGAGCCGAATATTCAGGTGTATTCGGTTAATACGCGCGGCGATCGTAGTCTGACGTTGCGGCATTTTATGAGCGATAACCGGCACCTGTCGGGTGATAGTGATGAGGTGCTCAAGCACATGGCTCGGTTGTGGCAGTTTGATGTGTATCTGGAAAGTGTCGACGAAAACGGCACTGTGAGGAAACGCTACGAGTGTCGGTATACGGCGCCTGCCGTGCGGGTCTGA
- a CDS encoding 2-keto-4-pentenoate hydratase encodes MTDHDLAQRIVHARRQHRAIGTLPLDSLPPDAATAYAIQQAVITGLGGATGAWKIGAKAPGGPTSGAPIPAALTLASPARLEHGAFFRVLLELEVAFRFAEPIEPQGQAYARDEVLARVGSVLPTIEIVDSRFAEWPNIAPLAQLADAQNNGALVTGHPVPYASIARSFDFVSPELELTFDGKSLVPESPGNPAGDPRELLVWFVNHCAAMGITIEPDWTITTGSYVGAHRVDGPGRVYGHIDGLGEVEVELT; translated from the coding sequence ATGACGGATCACGACCTCGCGCAACGCATCGTGCATGCGCGCCGCCAGCACCGCGCCATCGGCACGCTGCCGCTCGACAGCCTTCCGCCCGATGCCGCCACGGCCTACGCGATCCAGCAGGCCGTGATCACGGGCCTGGGCGGCGCGACGGGCGCCTGGAAAATCGGTGCCAAAGCCCCGGGCGGTCCGACCTCGGGTGCGCCGATTCCGGCTGCGTTGACGCTTGCGTCGCCGGCGCGGCTCGAACATGGTGCGTTTTTCCGCGTGCTGCTGGAGCTGGAGGTCGCGTTCCGCTTTGCCGAGCCGATCGAGCCGCAAGGCCAGGCCTATGCGCGCGATGAAGTGCTTGCGCGCGTCGGTTCCGTGCTGCCCACCATCGAGATCGTCGACAGCCGTTTTGCCGAGTGGCCGAACATCGCGCCGCTCGCGCAACTCGCCGACGCCCAGAACAATGGCGCACTGGTGACGGGGCATCCCGTGCCTTATGCGTCGATCGCGCGCTCGTTCGATTTCGTTTCGCCCGAGCTCGAACTGACGTTCGACGGCAAGTCGCTCGTGCCCGAATCGCCGGGCAATCCGGCAGGCGACCCGCGCGAGCTGCTGGTGTGGTTCGTCAACCATTGCGCGGCCATGGGTATCACGATCGAACCGGACTGGACCATTACGACGGGCTCGTATGTGGGCGCGCATCGCGTCGATGGGCCGGGCCGCGTATATGGCCATATCGACGGACTTGGTGAAGTCGAAGTCGAGTTGACGTAA
- a CDS encoding MFS family transporter, which translates to MTDTTIFTPSDTRRRIFAIVGASSGNLVEWFDFYVYSFCALYFAPAFFPKGDTTAQLLNTAGVFAAGFLMRPIGGWFFGRLADKRGRRFAMMVSVFMMCGGSLVIAMLPTYAQIGALAPALLLVARLFQGLSVGGEYGTSATYMSEVALKGRRGFFASFQYVTLIGGQLFALLVLVILQQLLTTEELKAWGWRVPFVVGALAALVALYLRRSLDETTTAETRQRKEAGTLRGMWKHKGAFFTVLGFTAGGSLIFYTFTTYMQKYLVNTAGMHPKTASNVMTGALFVYMIMQPAFGALSDRIGRRQSMLLFGFFATIGTVPLLHALKDVTSPVMAFVLVVIALAIVSFYTSISGLIKAEMFPPEVRALGVGLSYAVANAIFGGSAEYVALWLKQAGSESMFYWYVTVLCAIAGLVSFRMRDPSKVGYLRNEP; encoded by the coding sequence ATGACCGACACGACCATCTTCACTCCCTCCGACACCCGGCGCCGCATCTTCGCGATCGTCGGCGCTTCGTCGGGCAATCTCGTCGAGTGGTTCGATTTCTATGTCTACTCGTTTTGCGCGCTGTACTTCGCGCCGGCGTTCTTTCCAAAAGGCGATACCACAGCGCAGCTGCTGAACACAGCGGGCGTGTTCGCCGCGGGCTTCCTGATGCGCCCGATCGGCGGCTGGTTCTTCGGACGCCTCGCGGACAAGCGCGGTCGCCGTTTCGCGATGATGGTGTCGGTGTTCATGATGTGCGGCGGCTCGCTCGTGATCGCCATGCTGCCGACCTATGCGCAGATCGGCGCGCTCGCGCCCGCGTTGCTGCTCGTTGCGCGCCTGTTCCAGGGTTTGTCGGTGGGCGGCGAATACGGCACCAGCGCAACCTACATGAGTGAAGTCGCACTGAAGGGCCGCCGCGGATTCTTCGCGTCGTTCCAGTACGTCACGCTGATCGGCGGCCAGCTGTTCGCGCTGCTCGTGCTCGTGATCCTGCAGCAACTGCTGACGACGGAAGAACTCAAGGCCTGGGGCTGGCGCGTTCCGTTCGTGGTCGGCGCGCTTGCCGCGCTGGTCGCGCTGTACCTGCGGCGCTCGCTCGACGAAACGACCACGGCCGAGACGCGTCAGCGCAAGGAAGCGGGCACCCTGCGCGGCATGTGGAAGCACAAGGGCGCGTTCTTCACGGTGCTCGGCTTCACGGCGGGCGGCTCGCTGATTTTCTACACGTTCACGACCTACATGCAGAAGTACCTCGTCAACACGGCGGGCATGCACCCGAAGACGGCCAGCAACGTGATGACGGGCGCGCTCTTCGTGTACATGATCATGCAGCCCGCGTTCGGCGCGTTGTCGGATCGCATCGGCCGCCGTCAGTCGATGCTGCTGTTCGGCTTCTTCGCGACGATCGGCACGGTGCCGCTGCTGCACGCGCTGAAAGACGTGACAAGCCCGGTGATGGCGTTCGTGCTGGTGGTGATTGCACTGGCTATCGTGAGCTTCTATACGTCGATCAGCGGCCTCATCAAGGCCGAGATGTTCCCGCCAGAAGTGCGCGCGCTCGGCGTCGGCCTGTCGTATGCCGTTGCCAACGCGATCTTCGGCGGCTCGGCGGAATATGTCGCGCTGTGGCTCAAGCAGGCAGGCAGCGAATCGATGTTCTACTGGTATGTGACCGTGCTGTGCGCGATTGCGGGCCTCGTGTCGTTCCGCATGCGCGATCCGTCGAAGGTAGGCTACCTGCGCAACGAGCCGTGA
- a CDS encoding IS256 family transposase, translating into MPRKPKTTTEAQTALPSIPKELIDQFVKGPMTAEAVHAASAAFKKALIERALGAELGHHLGYPAGAVRPEDATNQRNGKSGKTVLTDDGPLRLEIPRDRDGSFAPILIPKHERRFTGFDDKIIAMYARGMTVREIQGFLAEQYGTDVSPEFISSVTDAVMDEVSIWQARPLEPMYPVVFFDALRVKIREEGMVRNKAIYLALGILPDGTRDILGLWIENTEGAKFWMKVFSDLKVRGVQDILIAVTDGLKGMPEALGAVFPATTLQTCIVHLIRHSLDYASWKDRRGLAAALKPIYSATGAEAAQTELDAFEQGEWGQKFPTVVAAWRRAWDRVIPFFAFPPAVRKVIYTTNAIESVNARLRKIVKTRGHFPTDEAATKLLWLALRNITADWSRAAHDWKAAMNQFAILYEDRFTRNHL; encoded by the coding sequence ATGCCACGCAAACCCAAGACGACCACCGAAGCGCAGACAGCGTTGCCGTCCATTCCGAAGGAACTAATCGACCAGTTCGTGAAGGGGCCGATGACGGCCGAAGCGGTGCATGCCGCTTCGGCGGCGTTCAAGAAGGCGCTGATCGAGCGGGCGCTGGGCGCCGAACTTGGACACCATCTGGGCTATCCGGCGGGTGCCGTGCGGCCAGAAGATGCGACCAACCAGCGCAACGGCAAGAGCGGCAAGACAGTGCTGACCGACGACGGTCCGCTACGCCTGGAGATTCCCCGTGACCGCGACGGCAGCTTTGCGCCGATCCTGATTCCGAAGCACGAACGGCGTTTTACCGGCTTTGACGACAAGATCATCGCGATGTACGCCCGTGGCATGACAGTGCGCGAGATCCAGGGGTTTCTGGCCGAGCAGTACGGTACCGATGTATCGCCGGAATTCATCAGTTCGGTGACCGATGCCGTGATGGACGAGGTGAGTATCTGGCAGGCGCGTCCGCTCGAGCCGATGTACCCGGTAGTGTTCTTTGACGCGCTACGCGTCAAGATCCGCGAGGAAGGGATGGTGCGCAACAAGGCGATCTATCTGGCGCTGGGCATCCTGCCGGACGGCACACGGGACATCCTGGGGCTGTGGATCGAGAACACGGAAGGCGCGAAGTTCTGGATGAAGGTATTCAGCGACCTGAAGGTGCGTGGCGTGCAGGACATCCTGATCGCAGTCACCGATGGACTGAAGGGCATGCCTGAAGCACTGGGCGCGGTGTTTCCGGCCACCACGCTCCAGACGTGCATCGTGCACCTGATCCGCCACTCGCTGGACTACGCGAGCTGGAAAGACCGGCGGGGGCTGGCTGCTGCCCTCAAGCCGATCTATTCGGCAACGGGCGCTGAAGCTGCGCAGACCGAACTGGATGCGTTCGAACAGGGTGAGTGGGGCCAGAAATTCCCGACGGTGGTGGCCGCCTGGCGTCGGGCCTGGGATCGCGTGATCCCCTTCTTCGCGTTTCCGCCAGCGGTTCGCAAGGTGATCTACACGACCAATGCCATCGAAAGTGTCAATGCCCGGCTACGCAAGATCGTCAAGACGCGTGGGCACTTCCCGACGGACGAGGCCGCGACCAAACTGCTATGGCTGGCCTTGCGCAATATCACGGCTGACTGGAGCCGTGCCGCGCATGACTGGAAAGCCGCGATGAACCAGTTCGCGATCCTCTACGAGGATCGCTTCACAAGGAATCATTTGTAG
- a CDS encoding YeaH/YhbH family protein, whose product MLHQIIDRRLAGKNKSIANRERFLRRVKGYIRRAVSEAVRDRSIKDIQNTQSITIPRKDIAEPSFRHGPGGKREMVHPGNADYIRGDKIPRPQGGGGSGGGGSASNEGEGQDDFVFELSREEFMQYFFDDLELPRLVKTHLLAVPTWKSIRAGWAAEGTPNNIDVVRSLRSALGRRIALGAPLVNELHELEKQLEEMKADPADRRDEIKVLEDEIHHLRGRIWRIPFIDPFDLRYVNRVKQPQPSSQAVMFCLMDVSGSMDEQRKDLAKRFFILLYLFLKRNYEKIEVVFIRHHTRAEEVDEDTFFHSTESGGTVVSSALELMQKILDERYSPTEWNIYGAQASDGDNWTDDSPKCRKILRDDILEKVRYFAYIQVTPEEQNLWLEYAQLALSQPHMAMKKVETAADIYPVFRELFEKQVEAA is encoded by the coding sequence GTGCTTCATCAAATCATCGACCGCAGGCTGGCAGGCAAGAACAAGAGCATTGCAAACCGCGAACGCTTTCTGCGTCGCGTAAAGGGATACATTCGGCGCGCTGTTTCGGAAGCGGTGCGCGACCGTAGTATCAAGGATATCCAAAACACCCAGAGCATCACGATTCCGCGCAAGGACATCGCCGAACCGTCGTTCCGGCATGGTCCGGGCGGCAAGCGCGAAATGGTGCATCCGGGTAACGCGGACTATATCCGCGGCGACAAGATCCCGCGTCCGCAAGGGGGCGGCGGCAGCGGCGGCGGTGGCAGCGCCAGCAACGAAGGCGAAGGGCAGGACGATTTCGTCTTCGAACTGAGCCGCGAAGAGTTCATGCAGTACTTCTTCGACGATCTCGAACTGCCGCGTCTCGTGAAGACCCATCTGCTTGCCGTGCCGACGTGGAAGAGCATCCGCGCGGGCTGGGCTGCGGAAGGCACGCCGAACAACATCGACGTGGTACGTTCGCTGCGCAGCGCGTTGGGCCGGCGTATCGCGCTCGGCGCGCCACTCGTCAACGAACTGCACGAACTCGAAAAGCAGCTCGAAGAGATGAAGGCGGACCCCGCTGACCGTCGCGACGAGATCAAGGTGCTCGAAGACGAAATCCATCATCTGCGCGGCCGCATCTGGCGCATTCCGTTTATCGACCCATTCGATCTGCGTTACGTGAACCGCGTGAAGCAGCCGCAGCCGTCCAGCCAGGCCGTGATGTTTTGTCTGATGGATGTGTCGGGGTCGATGGACGAGCAGCGCAAGGATCTCGCCAAGCGCTTCTTCATCCTGCTGTATCTGTTCCTCAAGCGCAACTACGAGAAGATCGAGGTGGTGTTCATCCGCCACCATACGCGCGCGGAAGAAGTCGACGAAGACACGTTCTTCCATTCGACGGAGAGCGGCGGCACGGTCGTATCGAGCGCGCTGGAACTGATGCAGAAGATTCTCGACGAACGCTACTCGCCGACTGAATGGAATATTTACGGCGCGCAGGCTTCGGACGGCGACAACTGGACCGACGACTCGCCGAAGTGCCGCAAGATACTCAGAGATGACATTCTCGAGAAGGTGCGGTATTTTGCGTACATTCAGGTTACGCCTGAAGAGCAGAACCTGTGGCTCGAATATGCGCAACTCGCGCTGTCGCAGCCGCATATGGCGATGAAGAAGGTCGAAACAGCGGCGGATATCTATCCCGTGTTCCGCGAGCTGTTCGAAAAGCAGGTGGAAGCCGCATGA
- a CDS encoding PrkA family serine protein kinase, translating into MDIYSSFATRFEKTREEELSLEEYLALCKENPAAYATAGERMLTAIGEPEQIDTRNDPRTSRIFANKVIKVYPAFREFYGMEDVIEQVVAYFRHAAQGLEEKKQILYLLGPVGGGKSSIAERLKQLMERVPFYSIKGSPVNESPLGLFDYDEDGPILEEQYGIPRRYLKNILSPWAVKRLHEYNGDIRKFRVVRRYPSILRQIGIAKTEPGDENNQDISSLVGKVDIRKLEQYAQDDADAYSYSGGLCLANQGLLEFVEMFKAPIKVLHPLLTATQEGNFKGTEGFGAIPFDGVILAHSNESEWKAFRNNRNNEALLDRIFVVKVPYCLRYSEEMKIYEKLLRNSSLSNAVCAPGTLKMMSQMSVLTRLQEPENSSLFSKMQVYDGENLKDTDPKAKSYQEYRDFAGVDEGMTGVSTRFAFKILSRVFNFDTTEVAANPVHLMYVLEQQIEREQFPPETEQKYLSFIKDVLASRYAEFIGKEIQTAYLESYSEYGQNIFDRYVTYADFWIQDQEFRDHDTGESFDRASLNAELEKIEKPAGISNPKDFRNEIVNFVLRARAANGGKNPAWISYEKLRVVIEKKMFSNTEELLPVISFNAKGSAEEQRKHEDFVNRMVTKGYTPKQVRLLCDWYLRVRKSS; encoded by the coding sequence ATGGATATCTACAGCAGTTTCGCGACCCGCTTCGAGAAAACGCGAGAGGAGGAACTTTCGCTCGAGGAGTATCTCGCGCTCTGCAAAGAAAATCCCGCCGCGTACGCCACAGCCGGCGAACGCATGTTGACGGCAATCGGGGAACCGGAACAGATCGACACTCGTAACGATCCGCGCACCTCGCGCATCTTCGCGAACAAGGTCATCAAGGTATACCCCGCGTTCCGTGAGTTCTACGGAATGGAAGACGTGATCGAGCAGGTGGTCGCCTACTTCAGGCATGCTGCCCAGGGGCTCGAAGAAAAGAAGCAAATTCTGTATCTGTTGGGCCCGGTGGGCGGCGGCAAGTCGTCGATCGCCGAACGGCTCAAGCAACTGATGGAACGCGTGCCGTTCTATTCGATCAAGGGTTCGCCCGTCAACGAATCGCCCCTCGGGCTGTTCGATTATGACGAGGACGGTCCTATCCTCGAAGAGCAGTACGGGATACCGCGCCGCTACCTGAAGAATATTCTCAGCCCGTGGGCGGTCAAGCGTCTGCACGAGTACAACGGCGACATCCGCAAGTTCCGCGTCGTACGCCGCTACCCGTCCATCCTGCGGCAGATCGGCATTGCGAAGACCGAGCCTGGCGACGAAAACAATCAGGATATTTCGTCGCTCGTCGGCAAGGTCGATATCCGCAAGCTCGAGCAATATGCGCAGGACGATGCGGATGCATACAGCTATTCCGGCGGCCTGTGCCTCGCGAACCAGGGCTTGCTCGAGTTCGTCGAAATGTTCAAGGCGCCGATCAAGGTCCTGCACCCGCTGCTCACGGCCACCCAGGAAGGCAACTTCAAGGGCACGGAAGGCTTCGGTGCGATCCCGTTCGACGGCGTCATTCTCGCTCACTCGAACGAGTCAGAATGGAAGGCGTTCCGCAACAACCGCAACAACGAAGCACTGCTCGACCGTATCTTCGTCGTGAAGGTGCCGTACTGCCTGCGCTACTCGGAAGAGATGAAGATCTACGAGAAGCTGCTGCGCAATTCGTCGCTGTCCAACGCCGTGTGCGCGCCGGGCACGTTGAAGATGATGTCGCAGATGTCGGTGCTCACGCGCCTGCAGGAACCCGAGAATTCGAGCCTCTTTTCGAAGATGCAGGTGTATGACGGCGAGAACCTGAAGGACACCGATCCTAAGGCGAAGTCGTATCAGGAGTATCGCGATTTCGCGGGCGTCGACGAAGGCATGACGGGTGTGTCCACGCGCTTCGCGTTCAAGATACTCTCGCGCGTGTTCAACTTCGACACGACGGAAGTCGCGGCGAATCCGGTACACCTGATGTACGTGCTCGAACAGCAGATCGAGCGCGAGCAGTTCCCACCGGAAACCGAGCAGAAGTATCTGTCGTTCATCAAGGACGTGCTCGCGTCGCGTTATGCGGAATTCATCGGCAAGGAGATTCAGACCGCGTATCTGGAGTCGTATTCCGAGTATGGGCAGAACATTTTCGATCGCTATGTGACGTACGCCGACTTCTGGATTCAGGACCAGGAGTTCCGCGACCACGACACGGGCGAGAGCTTCGACCGGGCGTCGCTCAATGCCGAACTGGAGAAAATCGAGAAGCCTGCCGGTATCAGCAACCCGAAGGACTTCCGCAACGAGATCGTCAATTTCGTGTTGCGCGCGCGTGCCGCGAACGGGGGCAAGAATCCCGCGTGGATCAGCTATGAAAAGCTGCGCGTCGTGATCGAAAAGAAGATGTTCTCGAATACGGAAGAACTTCTGCCCGTCATCTCGTTCAATGCGAAAGGGTCGGCGGAGGAACAGCGCAAGCACGAGGACTTCGTCAACCGCATGGTCACCAAGGGCTATACGCCGAAGCAGGTGCGGCTCTTGTGCGACTGGTATCTGCGGGTGCGCAAGTCGTCATGA
- a CDS encoding glycosyltransferase family 2 protein, whose protein sequence is MTTSCKVSICVPTCNRPELIVECLDSCLAQTHTNIEILIGDDSSDSRTQALIAARYAHDARIRYVKNEPSLGQARNVASLFARASGDKIALIHDDDYFANDGIASLLELWQQHPQLEVAFADQYEVDAQGNVDASKSAALNADFHRTALAQGLQKQPGRTGLVQMFPNNGWMANADLVKRISYRDDVGMCCDYVFGSELCLAASQVYYLHRYVSYYRKTDVSISHSTRGSTFAASLTAFEFVTALKLDASLEPARRLALRRLAPIVVSLYAKNDAPLAALRVAFEHPYAYAYGFEARFYYHLSLIARAFIAMKWRGLPPPSAPRFP, encoded by the coding sequence ATGACGACATCCTGCAAGGTTTCCATTTGCGTCCCGACCTGCAATCGGCCTGAACTGATCGTCGAATGTCTGGACTCGTGTCTGGCTCAGACACATACGAACATCGAAATTCTGATCGGCGACGATTCGAGCGACAGCCGCACGCAAGCGCTGATCGCAGCGCGCTACGCGCACGACGCACGCATTCGCTATGTGAAGAACGAGCCATCGCTCGGTCAGGCGCGCAACGTCGCGAGTCTTTTTGCGCGCGCCAGCGGCGACAAGATCGCATTGATTCACGACGACGACTACTTCGCCAACGACGGCATCGCGAGTCTGCTGGAACTATGGCAGCAGCATCCGCAACTCGAAGTCGCGTTCGCCGATCAATATGAAGTGGATGCGCAAGGCAACGTCGATGCATCGAAAAGCGCGGCCCTGAATGCCGACTTCCATCGCACGGCGCTCGCGCAAGGCTTGCAAAAGCAACCGGGACGCACGGGTCTCGTGCAGATGTTCCCGAACAACGGCTGGATGGCGAATGCGGATCTCGTCAAGCGGATCAGCTATCGCGACGACGTAGGCATGTGCTGCGATTACGTGTTCGGCTCGGAGTTGTGCCTTGCCGCTTCACAGGTGTATTACCTGCATCGCTATGTGTCGTACTACCGCAAGACCGATGTGTCGATTTCGCACAGCACGCGCGGCTCGACCTTCGCTGCTTCGCTGACGGCTTTCGAGTTCGTGACGGCACTCAAGCTCGACGCATCGCTCGAACCGGCTCGGCGGCTTGCGTTGCGAAGGCTCGCGCCCATCGTCGTGTCGCTGTACGCGAAGAACGATGCACCGCTTGCGGCACTGCGCGTAGCGTTCGAGCATCCGTATGCGTATGCATATGGTTTCGAAGCGCGGTTCTACTATCACCTGTCGCTGATCGCGCGCGCGTTCATCGCCATGAAGTGGCGCGGGCTGCCGCCGCCTTCGGCGCCGCGCTTCCCCTGA